The proteins below come from a single Pseudomonas chlororaphis genomic window:
- a CDS encoding urea transporter, which yields MPNPHCPDWATALLNGFSQIFLQRHPLCGLLCLLAILLGAPALFAGALLGGVAGLLTAQRRGYPKADRQAGLFSYNGILLGLLLGLTLPGSILLPPLVIAGGGLGAMLTQQWLKRTRSPRSLPAYTAPFVGLGWLLLAFATPSASPPPAALSLPNLLAAPLNGLAQVMLLDGPWAGALIALGLLLANRRAAGWALFGSVAGLGFALLHPDHAAALSGLAGYNPALVALALSPQHRRPWLPLAGILLAILLTPGFGALGLAPLTAPFILACWLVQASRRTWHQACLDAAPCALRGNHPRLR from the coding sequence ATGCCCAACCCCCACTGCCCCGACTGGGCCACCGCCCTGCTCAACGGCTTCAGCCAGATTTTCCTCCAGCGCCATCCGCTGTGCGGCCTGTTGTGCCTGCTGGCGATCCTGCTTGGCGCCCCGGCCCTGTTCGCAGGAGCGTTGCTCGGCGGCGTGGCCGGGTTGCTCACGGCCCAGCGGCGGGGCTACCCCAAGGCGGATCGCCAGGCCGGGCTGTTCAGCTACAACGGCATCCTGCTGGGGTTGTTGTTGGGTCTCACCTTGCCCGGGTCCATCCTGTTGCCGCCGTTGGTCATCGCCGGCGGCGGTCTTGGCGCGATGCTGACCCAGCAGTGGCTCAAGCGAACTCGCAGCCCTCGCAGCCTGCCCGCCTACACAGCGCCGTTCGTGGGGCTGGGCTGGCTGCTGCTGGCGTTCGCCACGCCGTCAGCGTCGCCACCCCCGGCGGCCCTGTCGTTGCCCAACCTGCTGGCTGCGCCGTTGAACGGACTGGCCCAGGTCATGCTGCTCGACGGCCCATGGGCCGGGGCACTGATTGCCCTGGGCCTGTTGCTCGCCAACCGACGCGCCGCCGGCTGGGCCCTGTTCGGTTCGGTCGCCGGCCTGGGCTTCGCCCTGCTGCACCCTGATCACGCCGCCGCCCTGTCCGGCCTGGCGGGCTACAACCCGGCGCTGGTGGCTTTGGCCCTCAGCCCGCAACACCGCCGGCCGTGGCTGCCGTTGGCGGGCATCCTGCTGGCGATCCTGCTCACGCCGGGCTTCGGCGCCCTCGGCCTGGCGCCGCTGACGGCACCGTTCATCCTGGCCTGCTGGCTGGTCCAGGCCAGCCGTCGCACCTGGCACCAGGCCTGTCTCGATGCTGCGCCTTGCGCTCTGCGGGGCAATCACCCTAGGCTTCGCTGA
- a CDS encoding ion transporter, which produces MDSNNNWRERLYIMIFQTDTVAGRRFDSTLLLIILASLVIVMLDSIDSVHQDYASVLAGIEWGFTFIFIVEYGLRLYCSPKPLRYAFSFYGLVDLLAIVPGILALYYSDAQYLLIIRIIRMLRIFRVLKLSPYLKQANYLMAALRGSKQKIIVFLVSVSTLVTVFGTLMYVIEGPEHGFTSIPKGIYWAIVTLTTVGFGDIVPKTPLGQVVSSMVMITGYSIIAVPTGIFTAELATAMRGDQLKHDCPVCNKNSHEQAAAFCARCGNALFKKLE; this is translated from the coding sequence ATGGACAGCAACAACAATTGGCGTGAACGCCTCTACATCATGATTTTCCAGACCGACACCGTGGCCGGCCGGCGTTTCGACAGCACCTTGTTGTTGATCATCCTCGCCAGCCTGGTGATCGTGATGCTCGACAGCATCGACAGCGTGCATCAGGACTATGCGTCCGTGCTGGCCGGCATCGAATGGGGCTTTACCTTCATCTTCATCGTCGAGTACGGCTTGCGCCTGTATTGCTCGCCCAAGCCGCTGCGCTATGCCTTCAGTTTCTATGGGCTGGTGGATCTGCTGGCGATCGTGCCGGGGATCCTGGCGCTGTACTACAGCGATGCCCAGTACCTGCTGATCATTCGTATCATCCGCATGCTGCGGATCTTCCGCGTGCTCAAGCTCAGCCCCTACCTCAAGCAGGCCAACTACCTGATGGCGGCATTGCGGGGCAGCAAGCAGAAGATCATCGTGTTCCTGGTCAGCGTCTCGACCCTGGTGACGGTGTTCGGCACCTTGATGTATGTCATCGAAGGCCCCGAGCACGGCTTCACCAGCATTCCCAAGGGCATCTATTGGGCTATCGTGACACTGACCACCGTGGGCTTCGGCGACATCGTGCCCAAGACGCCGCTGGGCCAGGTGGTGTCCTCCATGGTGATGATCACGGGTTACTCGATCATCGCCGTGCCCACCGGCATTTTCACCGCCGAACTGGCCACCGCCATGCGCGGCGATCAGCTCAAGCATGACTGCCCGGTGTGCAACAAGAACAGCCATGAACAGGCGGCGGCCTTTTGTGCCCGTTGTGGCAACGCGCTGTTCAAGAAATTGGAATAA